In Temnothorax longispinosus isolate EJ_2023e unplaced genomic scaffold, Tlon_JGU_v1 HiC_scaffold_359, whole genome shotgun sequence, a single genomic region encodes these proteins:
- the LOC139824405 gene encoding uncharacterized protein: MHRSGRNTTPRPPSRLPAGVKNGHGVPSEVQVPVNAGYGYRLIVFLPFFSTLSEMVKCKECGGNITFSESSIRGLGFKLVVNCVNCEPRYILSCPLINTAYEVNRRITFAMRLLGIGYDGIKKFCGLMDLPKIFHKNVYYEVMSNIHCASKAVATKLFSVAAAEEKQLTENAENGAELRGLTVSGDGTWRKRGFSSLQGVTTVIGSYTGKVLDLVVKCSYCKQCEYWKSKLNTLEFEEWSETHAEECSANHKGSAGKMEVDAAIEIFKRSEELYNVKYSAYVGDGDCKTFKGICESHPYGDDFIIIKKECVGHVQKRMGARLRKLRKDKRLGGKGKLTAKLIDELSIYYGLAIRRHANSAEDMKKEIWATLKHKSSTDEKPQHDNCPPGKDSWCTWQQAKAKDKLAVYKHKPALTDDVIKALTPIYEELSNDNLLSRCVGGFTQNANESVNAMIWSFAPKRVFSGAKTVEVASYFAASIFNHGYESILQMMGVLNLQIGPNAFEMCEKADELRIAIADKRSFETSKQERINRRTAQSALEENFHEVEGLLYDAGMAD; encoded by the coding sequence GAAGTGCAAGTGCCTGTAAATGCTGGCTACGGATACCGTTTGATTGTGtttttaccatttttttcaACGTTGAGTGAAATGGTGAAATGCAAAGAATGCGGTGGGAATATTACTTTTTCCGAATCAAGTATTCGCGGACTTGGATTCAAATTAGTGGTCAATTGCGTCAACTGTGAACCACGCTACATCCTCTCTTGTCCGCTCATAAATACCGCGTACGAAGTCAACAGGCGCATCACTTTCGCTATGAGACTCCTTGGAATCGGTTACGATGGCATTAAAAAGTTCTGTGGTCTAATGGACCTCCCGAAAATATTCCacaaaaacgtttattatgaGGTGATGAGTAATATTCATTGTGCGTCGAAAGCCGTTGCCACTAAACTGTTTTCTGTAGCCGCTGCTGAAGAAAAACAGTTAACGGAAAATGCCGAAAATGGAGCCGAATTGAGAGGGTTAACAGTTTCTGGCGACGGAACATGGAGGAAACGCGGCTTTTCGTCGCTGCAAGGCGTGACAACTGTGATCGGCTCTTACACTGGAAAAGTGCTTGACCTCGTGGTAAAATGCTCGTATTGTAAACAGTGCGAGTATTGGAAATCAAAACTAAACACATTGGAATTCGAGGAATGGTCGGAAACTCATGCAGAGGAGTGCAGTGCCAATCACAAGGGAAGTGCCGGAAAAATGGAGGTGGACGCTGCCATAGAAATATTCAAGAGATCGGAGGAATTGTACAACGTGAAATATTCTGCGTATGTCGGTGATGGAGACTGCAAAACATTTAAAGGAATTTGCGAATCTCATCCGTATGGCgacgattttattataataaaaaaggaatGTGTTGGCCATGTACAAAAACGAATGGGGGCGAGGCTTCGGAAAttgagaaaagataaaagactCGGCGGAAAAGGCAAACTGACAGCGAAACTTATTGACGAGCTGAGCATTTATTACGGATTGGCAATACGAAGACACGCAAATTCCGCGGAGGACATGAAGAAGGAAATCTGGGCAACATTGAAACATAAATCATCGACCGATGAAAAACCACAGCATGATAACTGTCCGCCTGGGAAAGACAGCTGGTGCACCTGGCAGCAAGCAAAAGCGAAGGATAAACTCGCTGTTTACAAACATAAACCGGCTCTCACCGATGATGTTATAAAGGCCCTCACTCCCATATACGAGGAGCTTAGCAACGACAATTTATTATCGCGATGTGTCGGCGGATTCACCCAAAACGCCAACGAGAGTGTCAACGCTATGATATGGTCGTTTGCTCCGAAACGAGTATTTAGTGGCGCGAAAACCGTGGAAGTGGCATCGTATTTTGCAGCAAGCATTTTTAATCACGGGTACGAGAGTATTCTACAAATGATGGGCGTCCTGAACTTACAAATTGGGCCAAATGCCTTCGAAATGTGCGAGAAAGCGGATGAGCTGCGAATTGCGATTGCTGACAAGCGGTCGTTCGAGACCTCCAAacaagaaagaattaatagaAGAACAGCACAATCGGCTCTCGAAGAGAATTTTCACGAGGTGGAAGGTTTACTGTATGACGCAGGAATGGCTGATTAA